A window of the Cellvibrio sp. pealriver genome harbors these coding sequences:
- a CDS encoding TonB-dependent receptor, with translation MQKKIMAWRKKNRASSIKHASKMLAADVNEQAIFRLLIFALAVGTPLSAWAEKNNLDKIIQFNIPQQRADLSLTEFAEQADITLIFPFDDAMEITTNRLAGRYSIKEAAMRLVANTNLSVKIDEKGLLTITTHQSLEELDSMHNKNKLSAVIGIITSMAGAQAIAQSPATPSGATEQVEELMVTGIRGSLQRSMDVKRAAGGVVDAISSEDIGKFPDTNLAESLQRITGVSIDRSGGEGQLITVRGFGPEFNTVLINGRQMATENLSRAFSFDTVASELVSGLEVHKTSTATMQSGGVGSTVNVKTARPFDIGDFKVAGSIKAALEENSEKTTPQVSGLVSNVFNDGKFGALLAVSHQERDTRLNQAQMDGWLENVGIPTSELNGGAGVPAGTTIFSPRNYDHKVTFEERTRTNASLVLQFAATDDLTITTDAIYSDFDIETNALSYGHWFTAPNITDAVTDENGTVIDLRQEVGLATDMHAKKFDRLTKTSLFAINADWQVNDKLNLNFDATTSSAERAANNGGGDQLSLIGYANRVRFQVDDNILPYASEFETANPNIFSGQQELDGTAYRDPSAPNYVAPAGVGDLLDKNNSRAHVMLRRGWAVDDQVDQFKMDGTWDEGSDSGLVKVKFGGMFSSEEKALDRWDNEGVGIHCTYCGYPDSPVIPADMQYIFDAGSDFLGDVSGSGRMPTKWLAHDGEEQFAYLESTSGKNFDAVKRDNSFVVEEETLSFYLESEFAGDLSGMPVSAIGGVRVESTDVTVTGTEAPVTGLRILDETEMLAEFGSAQAINVDNSYDAILPNMSIKLDITDDMVIRAAASKSLTRPTLTSMAPVTVITTTRQGGNLTSTSGNAALKPFESDNFDLSWEWYYDEASYVSAGYFKKDVANFIVNSIADKTFALPNGSLLTDPSTGSDTGAADANDAVAVFKNTLPNNGEDATVDGWELGIQHTFGETGFGVMFNTTLVDSDAELDPADVTQVFALTGLSDSANLVGFYEQGPVQIRLAYNQRGEFVQSLTQSNGNGPTLVEDYEQWDLSASYDITDEITVFVEGINLTEEYVHKRGRYENHLLLVEDSGRRWALGVRASF, from the coding sequence GTGCAAAAAAAAATCATGGCATGGCGGAAAAAAAATCGCGCCTCGTCTATTAAGCACGCAAGCAAGATGCTTGCGGCTGATGTAAACGAGCAGGCGATTTTTCGTTTATTAATTTTTGCCCTCGCGGTAGGCACACCGCTGTCTGCATGGGCAGAAAAAAATAATCTCGATAAAATTATCCAGTTCAACATACCTCAGCAACGGGCAGATCTTTCGCTCACTGAGTTTGCCGAACAAGCTGATATAACGCTGATATTTCCATTTGATGATGCAATGGAAATTACCACGAATAGATTAGCCGGACGTTATTCCATCAAAGAGGCTGCCATGCGCCTCGTTGCGAATACCAACCTCAGTGTAAAGATTGACGAGAAAGGTCTGCTGACCATCACGACCCATCAGTCTCTTGAGGAGTTGGATTCAATGCACAATAAAAATAAACTCAGTGCCGTCATCGGCATTATTACCTCCATGGCCGGAGCACAGGCTATTGCACAATCCCCAGCTACACCCAGTGGTGCAACTGAACAAGTTGAAGAATTAATGGTGACCGGTATTCGCGGCAGTTTGCAGCGGTCGATGGATGTTAAACGTGCCGCGGGCGGTGTTGTTGATGCCATTTCATCGGAAGATATAGGTAAGTTTCCCGACACCAACCTCGCAGAATCTCTACAGCGTATTACTGGCGTATCGATTGACCGCTCAGGCGGTGAAGGCCAATTAATTACCGTGCGCGGTTTCGGCCCGGAATTTAATACGGTATTAATCAATGGCCGCCAAATGGCAACCGAAAATTTATCGCGCGCATTCAGTTTTGATACTGTTGCGTCTGAATTAGTAAGTGGTTTAGAGGTTCACAAAACTTCAACGGCCACTATGCAATCCGGTGGTGTTGGTTCAACCGTCAACGTAAAAACCGCGCGCCCTTTTGATATTGGCGATTTCAAAGTAGCCGGTAGTATTAAAGCAGCACTGGAAGAAAACAGTGAAAAAACAACACCGCAAGTATCAGGCTTGGTAAGCAATGTATTTAACGATGGAAAATTTGGCGCACTGCTCGCCGTTTCACATCAAGAGCGGGACACACGCTTGAATCAGGCGCAAATGGATGGCTGGCTGGAAAACGTAGGTATTCCCACCAGTGAATTAAATGGCGGCGCAGGCGTTCCTGCAGGCACTACTATTTTTTCGCCGCGCAACTACGACCATAAAGTCACGTTTGAAGAACGCACCCGCACAAACGCGTCACTGGTATTGCAATTCGCAGCGACTGATGATTTGACAATCACTACCGATGCAATCTATTCCGATTTTGATATTGAAACCAATGCTCTGTCTTACGGCCACTGGTTCACTGCGCCTAACATCACCGATGCCGTAACCGATGAAAATGGCACCGTGATTGACCTGCGTCAGGAAGTGGGTTTGGCCACTGACATGCACGCTAAAAAATTTGATCGTCTCACCAAAACATCGCTATTTGCCATCAATGCCGACTGGCAAGTGAACGACAAATTAAATTTGAATTTTGATGCGACCACATCCAGCGCCGAACGCGCTGCAAACAATGGCGGCGGCGATCAGTTATCGCTGATTGGATATGCCAACCGCGTGCGCTTCCAGGTGGATGACAACATCCTTCCTTATGCCAGTGAATTTGAAACGGCAAATCCAAACATTTTCTCTGGCCAGCAAGAATTGGATGGCACCGCCTATCGCGATCCAAGTGCGCCAAATTATGTTGCACCAGCAGGTGTCGGTGACCTTCTCGATAAAAACAACAGCCGCGCACACGTAATGTTGCGTCGCGGTTGGGCGGTAGATGACCAGGTTGACCAATTTAAAATGGACGGTACTTGGGATGAAGGCAGCGACTCAGGCTTGGTAAAAGTAAAATTCGGCGGCATGTTCTCAAGTGAAGAAAAAGCATTGGATCGCTGGGATAACGAAGGCGTCGGCATTCACTGTACTTATTGCGGCTACCCTGACTCACCGGTTATTCCTGCCGACATGCAATATATTTTTGATGCAGGCAGTGATTTCCTTGGCGACGTAAGTGGCAGCGGCCGCATGCCAACCAAATGGTTAGCGCACGATGGCGAAGAACAATTTGCTTATCTCGAAAGCACCAGCGGCAAAAATTTTGATGCCGTTAAACGCGACAATTCTTTTGTGGTTGAAGAGGAGACCTTGTCGTTTTATTTGGAATCGGAATTCGCAGGTGATTTAAGTGGTATGCCGGTCAGTGCAATTGGCGGCGTGCGCGTTGAATCTACCGATGTCACTGTGACAGGAACCGAAGCGCCGGTAACTGGCTTGCGCATTTTAGATGAAACCGAAATGCTCGCCGAATTTGGTTCAGCACAGGCGATCAATGTCGATAACAGTTACGATGCAATCCTGCCAAATATGAGCATCAAACTCGATATTACTGATGACATGGTTATACGCGCGGCTGCATCAAAAAGCTTGACCCGTCCGACACTCACCAGCATGGCACCCGTCACCGTAATTACCACAACACGTCAAGGAGGTAACCTCACATCAACCAGTGGTAACGCTGCACTGAAACCGTTCGAATCAGATAACTTTGATTTGAGTTGGGAATGGTATTACGACGAAGCGAGTTATGTGTCGGCTGGTTATTTCAAAAAAGATGTGGCGAACTTTATCGTTAACTCGATTGCCGATAAAACTTTCGCATTGCCTAACGGCAGTTTGTTAACCGATCCATCCACCGGCAGTGACACTGGCGCTGCAGATGCCAACGATGCAGTCGCGGTATTTAAAAATACCCTTCCTAATAATGGTGAAGATGCCACCGTGGACGGTTGGGAACTCGGCATACAACACACCTTTGGTGAAACCGGTTTTGGTGTAATGTTTAACACCACATTGGTTGATAGTGATGCGGAGCTCGACCCCGCTGATGTCACCCAGGTATTTGCTCTCACCGGATTGAGCGACTCCGCAAACCTGGTTGGTTTTTATGAACAAGGCCCGGTGCAAATTCGTTTGGCGTATAACCAACGCGGCGAATTTGTGCAATCACTGACTCAAAGCAACGGCAACGGCCCAACACTCGTAGAGGATTACGAACAATGGGATTTGAGTGCAAGTTATGACATCACCGATGAAATAACCGTGTTCGTTGAAGGTATTAATCTCACTGAGGAATATGTGCATAAACGTGGCCGCTATGAAAACCATTTATTATTGGTTGAAGACAGTGGTCGCCGTTGGGCACTGGGTGTGAGAGCGAGTTTTTAA
- a CDS encoding tryptophan halogenase family protein translates to MNNKITSVVIVGGGTAGWITAGRIAAHHRTATGNNLKITLIESPNIPIIGVGEGTWPTMRSTLMKLGISETDFIRECDASFKQGAKFARWVTGTPDDFYYHPLMLPQGFGKTNMAAHWQELRNQQKLQQSFSAATCFQESLCESGLAPKMITTPEFNAVANYAYHLNAGKFSVFLQKHCSEKLGVQHVLADVTGVNLADNDDILSVTTEQAGVISGDLFIDCSGFQSLLLGQHLQVPFVDYKDVLFIDSALAVQVPYETEDAPIASHTISTAQDAGWIWDIGLVHRRGVGHVYSSRHTTEEQAMERLQSYVGHTFNNLSVRKIPIHCGHRKLFWKNNCVAVGLSAGFLEPLEASAIVLVELSASMIAEQLPACRDVMDIVAKRFNDTFTYRWARIIDFLKLHYILSKRTDNAFWVDNRDPSTIPDSLQELIKLWRYHPPGDQDFTSNNEVFPAASYQYVLYGMGFETDYSCSQHLLRDHAVAREQFDKNQKNIEQVLRSLPSNRELLNKIHLHGLQTI, encoded by the coding sequence ATGAATAATAAAATTACCTCTGTTGTGATTGTTGGAGGCGGTACTGCCGGTTGGATTACTGCAGGCCGTATTGCTGCACACCATCGCACCGCCACGGGCAACAACCTCAAAATTACTCTCATTGAATCACCGAATATTCCCATCATTGGTGTAGGTGAAGGCACCTGGCCCACGATGCGCAGCACCCTGATGAAATTGGGTATTTCTGAAACCGATTTTATCCGCGAATGCGATGCATCCTTTAAACAAGGCGCAAAATTCGCTCGCTGGGTAACAGGCACGCCGGATGATTTTTATTATCATCCATTAATGCTGCCGCAGGGGTTTGGCAAAACCAATATGGCTGCACACTGGCAAGAGCTGCGCAACCAACAAAAACTCCAACAATCTTTTTCTGCTGCAACGTGTTTTCAGGAAAGTCTTTGTGAATCAGGGCTTGCCCCAAAAATGATTACGACACCGGAATTCAACGCCGTAGCCAATTATGCTTATCATTTAAACGCTGGAAAATTTTCTGTATTTTTGCAAAAACACTGTAGTGAAAAATTAGGTGTGCAGCATGTACTCGCCGATGTTACGGGCGTTAACCTGGCCGACAATGACGACATACTTTCCGTCACTACTGAACAAGCTGGCGTGATCAGCGGCGATTTATTTATCGATTGCAGCGGTTTCCAATCGCTGTTGCTAGGCCAACATTTGCAGGTACCGTTTGTCGATTACAAAGACGTATTATTTATTGACAGTGCGCTCGCCGTTCAAGTGCCCTATGAAACAGAAGATGCCCCTATTGCATCACACACGATTTCAACCGCCCAGGATGCGGGTTGGATTTGGGATATAGGCTTGGTACATCGCCGTGGTGTAGGCCATGTGTATTCCAGTCGCCACACAACAGAAGAGCAAGCGATGGAGCGTTTGCAATCCTATGTTGGCCATACCTTTAATAATTTATCCGTGCGCAAAATTCCAATCCACTGCGGTCACCGCAAACTCTTCTGGAAAAACAACTGCGTCGCGGTAGGCTTATCGGCAGGTTTTCTGGAACCGCTGGAAGCATCGGCCATTGTATTGGTGGAATTATCAGCCAGTATGATTGCGGAACAATTGCCCGCCTGTCGCGATGTCATGGACATTGTTGCCAAGCGATTCAACGACACATTTACCTATCGCTGGGCGCGTATTATCGATTTTTTAAAATTACATTATATTTTAAGCAAACGCACAGACAATGCTTTCTGGGTTGATAACCGCGATCCATCCACTATTCCCGACAGCTTGCAGGAACTCATAAAACTGTGGCGTTATCACCCACCAGGCGATCAGGACTTCACCAGCAACAACGAGGTATTTCCTGCGGCAAGTTACCAATATGTGCTCTATGGTATGGGCTTTGAAACTGACTACTCATGCAGCCAGCATTTGCTACGCGACCATGCAGTAGCGCGTGAGCAGTTTGATAAAAACCAAAAGAATATCGAGCAGGTATTACGCAGCTTGCCCAGTAACCGCGAGCTGCTTAATAAAATTCATTTGCACGGCTTGCAAACCATCTAA
- a CDS encoding BLUF domain-containing protein, whose protein sequence is MSDLVRLVYASEATFNSSHAEQGIEPEVGRILAQSRRNNARAQVGGVLYYGNGYFFQCLEGSRDAVIETYQRICTDPRHKNATVLLKGFAKRRLFEEWSMKYLPTEKNLRDFLAQHGLTEFSPFDYDREMVGRLLIFFQQSKAAAEPGTSAPSTGQASQTVAQERYSEQHSAPEPTQPTQRKSLWQRLFNR, encoded by the coding sequence GTGAGTGATTTGGTCAGGCTGGTGTACGCCAGCGAAGCAACATTCAATAGCAGTCATGCCGAGCAAGGCATAGAGCCCGAAGTGGGCCGCATTTTGGCGCAATCGCGCCGCAACAATGCGCGAGCGCAGGTAGGCGGTGTTCTTTATTATGGTAACGGGTATTTTTTTCAATGCCTTGAAGGTTCGCGCGATGCTGTGATCGAGACTTACCAGCGCATTTGTACCGACCCGCGCCACAAAAACGCCACAGTCTTATTAAAAGGGTTTGCCAAGCGCCGCTTGTTTGAAGAGTGGAGCATGAAATATTTGCCGACCGAAAAAAATCTGCGCGATTTTCTCGCACAACACGGGTTAACCGAGTTTTCCCCATTTGATTATGATCGCGAGATGGTCGGACGGCTGCTCATCTTTTTTCAACAATCCAAAGCGGCTGCAGAACCGGGCACATCAGCACCTTCTACGGGACAAGCCTCTCAGACAGTTGCACAGGAACGATACAGTGAACAACACAGCGCACCGGAACCCACCCAACCCACACAGCGCAAATCGCTCTGGCAGCGTTTATTTAATCGCTAG
- a CDS encoding glycoside hydrolase family 30 beta sandwich domain-containing protein — protein MNKHVKKLVIALALASPALGAFAAGDKTLSVYTTAKDTEHKLSLTDTLSLKPATQNTEGEIAVYVNPDKTFQTFLGFGGAITDASAETFAKLNKKKQAEFLKAYYDKKDGIGYSLLRTTIHSSDFASGSHTYIEEGDKELKTFNIKHDQKYRIPMLKAAIKAAGGKITTYASPWSAPAFMKDTNNMLQGGKLLPEYNNAWAMYYTKFIKAYEKEGIPIWGITVQNEPMAKQTWESMIYTAEEERDFLKNHLGPVMKKEGLGDKKIIVWDHNRDLIVHRVNTIMADPEAAKYVWGVGFHWYETWAGGKPMYGNVAEVNRAYPELNLLVTEATVEKFNAERYHYWPNAERYGDSIINDFNSGAVAWTDWNILLDNKGGPNHVGNFCFAPIHENNGELIYTPSYYYIGHFSKFIRPDAKRVSAVPSRSVLQTTSWMNADNKLATIVMNNSDAAVTYRLYIGTQETTVNIPAHAMQTLVY, from the coding sequence ATGAATAAACATGTAAAAAAACTGGTGATCGCACTGGCACTTGCGAGCCCTGCATTGGGTGCATTTGCCGCCGGGGATAAAACCCTGAGCGTTTACACCACGGCAAAAGATACTGAGCACAAATTGAGCCTCACCGATACGCTCAGCCTTAAACCGGCAACACAAAACACTGAAGGTGAAATTGCGGTTTACGTAAATCCCGATAAAACGTTCCAAACCTTTTTGGGTTTTGGCGGCGCAATTACCGATGCGAGCGCGGAAACCTTCGCTAAATTAAATAAAAAGAAACAAGCGGAATTTTTAAAAGCCTACTACGACAAAAAAGACGGTATCGGCTACAGCCTGTTGCGCACCACTATCCACAGTTCGGATTTTGCCAGCGGCAGCCACACTTACATTGAAGAAGGCGATAAAGAATTAAAAACCTTCAACATCAAACACGACCAGAAATATCGCATTCCCATGCTTAAAGCGGCCATCAAAGCAGCAGGTGGAAAAATCACTACCTATGCGAGCCCCTGGAGTGCGCCCGCGTTTATGAAAGACACCAACAATATGTTGCAAGGCGGAAAATTGTTGCCTGAATACAACAACGCCTGGGCGATGTACTACACCAAATTTATTAAAGCCTACGAAAAAGAAGGCATTCCAATCTGGGGCATTACCGTACAAAACGAACCCATGGCAAAACAAACCTGGGAATCAATGATTTACACCGCTGAAGAAGAGCGCGATTTCCTCAAAAACCATCTCGGCCCGGTGATGAAAAAAGAAGGCTTGGGCGATAAAAAAATTATCGTCTGGGATCACAACCGCGATTTGATTGTGCATCGCGTCAACACCATCATGGCCGACCCGGAAGCAGCAAAATATGTGTGGGGCGTTGGCTTCCACTGGTATGAAACCTGGGCGGGCGGCAAACCAATGTACGGCAATGTAGCTGAAGTAAACCGCGCCTATCCCGAGCTGAATTTGTTGGTGACTGAAGCGACTGTGGAAAAATTCAATGCAGAGCGCTACCACTATTGGCCAAACGCAGAGCGCTATGGCGATTCCATCATTAACGATTTCAACTCAGGCGCAGTAGCCTGGACTGACTGGAATATTTTGCTCGACAACAAAGGTGGCCCAAACCACGTCGGTAATTTCTGTTTCGCACCTATCCATGAAAACAATGGCGAACTGATTTATACCCCGAGCTACTACTACATCGGTCACTTCTCCAAATTTATCCGCCCCGATGCCAAACGCGTAAGCGCAGTACCCAGCCGCAGCGTATTGCAAACCACATCCTGGATGAACGCGGACAACAAACTCGCCACCATCGTGATGAACAACAGCGATGCCGCTGTAACCTACCGCTTGTACATCGGCACCCAGGAAACCACCGTGAATATTCCTGCGCACGCGATGCAAACCTTGGTGTATTGA
- a CDS encoding class I SAM-dependent methyltransferase, whose translation MKKIAFLAAAFLLQACTSPLNTATAELGQPALSEQDKARLVEVTQGLPAEHQARYAARHPVETLSFFGIKPGDTVIEALPGEGWYSKILFPYLGKEGKLIGVDYNYAMWPEFGAWGKDPKFLAERKAWPAQWAVDAKTWGGADGAAAEAYTFATMPAELTGKVDAVLFIRALHNLARFDAKGQYLQQAMAETHRVLKPGGVVGIVQHAMTEDKPDAWATGERGYLKRSAVIQVMTQAGFEFVAESDINKNPKDDPQADDNVWRLPPSLSGSEEQKARNRLIGESNRITLLFRKK comes from the coding sequence ATGAAAAAAATCGCATTTTTGGCCGCGGCTTTCTTGCTGCAGGCTTGTACATCGCCACTCAATACCGCCACCGCTGAACTTGGCCAACCCGCGTTGAGCGAGCAGGATAAAGCGCGCCTGGTTGAAGTCACCCAAGGCCTGCCTGCCGAACATCAGGCCCGTTATGCCGCGCGTCACCCGGTGGAAACACTGTCGTTTTTTGGCATCAAGCCGGGCGATACCGTGATTGAAGCGCTCCCCGGTGAAGGCTGGTATTCCAAAATCCTGTTCCCGTATTTGGGTAAAGAAGGCAAGTTGATCGGGGTGGATTACAACTACGCGATGTGGCCGGAATTTGGTGCATGGGGTAAAGACCCGAAATTTTTGGCAGAGCGTAAAGCCTGGCCAGCACAATGGGCGGTTGATGCCAAAACCTGGGGCGGTGCCGATGGTGCAGCGGCCGAGGCCTATACCTTTGCCACCATGCCCGCAGAATTGACCGGGAAAGTGGATGCCGTGTTGTTCATCCGCGCCCTGCACAACCTCGCGCGCTTTGATGCCAAAGGCCAATACCTGCAACAAGCGATGGCAGAAACCCATCGCGTACTTAAACCCGGCGGTGTAGTGGGTATCGTCCAGCACGCCATGACAGAAGATAAACCCGATGCATGGGCAACCGGCGAGCGCGGCTATCTGAAACGTTCGGCGGTGATTCAGGTAATGACGCAGGCAGGCTTTGAATTTGTGGCCGAGAGCGATATCAATAAAAACCCCAAAGACGATCCGCAGGCCGATGATAATGTCTGGCGCTTGCCACCAAGCCTGAGTGGCAGCGAAGAGCAAAAAGCCAGGAATCGTCTAATTGGCGAATCCAATCGTATAACCCTGTTGTTCCGCAAGAAATAA
- a CDS encoding SapC family protein yields the protein MTHFVALHNQLHQQLRVDTTLVESLGAANNMVPVVLSEFLRLVVQYPIVFTKNSENGNFVCVALLGFEQGENLFWQDNQWQGIYTPLNITRQPFFIGQENGQTLICIDTDSATLHSGQGEAIFDAFGKETNYLNTIKARLAQLLDGETQTHAFIQHLLALNLLEPMALDIRFGNNQQQRVQGLYTINEQRLTQLDPTQLSELQREGYLQPIYTQLASLGQIYSLIQKKNIRLGHGTN from the coding sequence ATGACTCACTTTGTTGCACTGCATAATCAACTTCACCAACAACTGCGCGTAGATACCACACTGGTTGAGTCGCTCGGTGCAGCTAACAATATGGTACCGGTGGTACTCAGTGAATTCCTGCGCCTGGTCGTTCAGTACCCTATTGTGTTTACCAAAAACAGCGAGAATGGCAACTTTGTGTGTGTTGCACTTTTGGGATTTGAACAAGGTGAAAATTTATTTTGGCAAGACAATCAATGGCAGGGAATTTATACACCACTGAACATTACCCGCCAGCCGTTTTTTATCGGACAGGAAAACGGCCAAACACTTATTTGTATCGATACAGACAGCGCCACCTTGCACTCAGGTCAGGGTGAAGCAATTTTTGATGCGTTCGGAAAAGAGACTAACTATCTCAACACAATTAAAGCACGCCTTGCACAATTGCTTGATGGTGAAACGCAAACCCATGCATTTATTCAACATTTACTGGCACTGAATTTACTTGAGCCTATGGCGCTGGACATCCGTTTTGGCAATAACCAGCAACAGCGCGTACAAGGTTTATATACCATTAATGAACAGCGACTCACACAACTTGACCCAACGCAATTAAGTGAGCTTCAGCGTGAGGGATATTTACAACCCATCTATACCCAGCTGGCATCACTCGGGCAGATTTATTCGTTGATCCAAAAAAAGAATATACGATTGGGGCATGGTACAAACTGA
- a CDS encoding RNA polymerase sigma factor, which translates to MSNNPKITNQPMRNDSIATLFIALRGSLARAVSRLVPPKEVEDIVQETYVRVCQVEKPDQIQFPRSFMLRTAHNLALDHLKRAETRLSVSMDDDPEQTLEAAGYITRADETFDRVAANQEFGFFCEAVRQLPLQCRKAFVLKKVYGYSQKEIALQLDISENTVEKHIATGIKRCTQFMAALQHNKQQHSSQKHNGDKQSMQQHPAPHERSKS; encoded by the coding sequence ATGTCGAATAATCCAAAAATAACGAATCAACCCATGCGCAACGACAGCATCGCCACTCTATTTATCGCCCTGCGCGGCTCACTTGCGCGCGCTGTGTCGCGGCTGGTACCGCCGAAAGAAGTAGAAGACATAGTGCAGGAGACCTATGTGCGGGTCTGTCAGGTAGAGAAACCGGACCAGATCCAGTTTCCACGCTCATTTATGCTGCGCACTGCGCACAATTTGGCGCTGGATCATTTAAAGCGCGCCGAAACACGGCTAAGCGTGAGTATGGACGATGATCCGGAGCAAACATTGGAAGCGGCAGGTTATATCACACGTGCCGATGAAACCTTTGACCGCGTTGCCGCTAACCAGGAGTTTGGTTTTTTTTGTGAGGCTGTCAGGCAGCTGCCACTGCAGTGCCGCAAAGCGTTTGTATTGAAAAAAGTCTATGGCTATTCGCAAAAAGAAATCGCACTGCAACTCGATATCAGTGAAAACACGGTAGAAAAACACATAGCAACAGGCATCAAACGCTGCACGCAGTTTATGGCTGCTTTGCAGCACAACAAACAGCAACACAGTAGCCAAAAACACAATGGCGACAAGCAGTCCATGCAACAACATCCGGCTCCGCACGAGAGGAGCAAATCATGA
- a CDS encoding FecR domain-containing protein, producing the protein MSNIIEFPNREQIYDQASLWIARIDRELTATEQQELAQWLAANEQHRAVLFEMAELWDKMDSLARLADLFQAPTQQPSYKPRFYGAVAASFVLVAMVIGWNLNPQLHSQLLSISPFQQQSIDGVYETAVGEHSSVNLPDGSQLVLNTNSRVTVKYTDEHRLFLLERGELNIEVAHDKNRPLSVVAGNKVVQAVGTAFNVRIRNDNEVALLVTDGKVLVAKQETQPAIEKIVAKRLPTNAMAVAKGEKVVLGSAQETIAKADDNDIAAQLSWRQGNLVFRGETLEDALVEINRYTAVQFEVTDDSIKQERIAGLFKAGDVDGLLAALEQNFNIHNERVGNNKIRLRAK; encoded by the coding sequence ATGAGTAATATTATTGAGTTCCCCAACCGCGAACAGATTTATGATCAAGCGAGCCTATGGATTGCACGTATCGACCGCGAATTAACAGCAACGGAACAGCAGGAATTAGCCCAATGGCTCGCTGCAAACGAGCAACATCGCGCCGTATTATTTGAAATGGCCGAGCTGTGGGACAAAATGGACAGCCTCGCGCGCCTTGCCGATTTATTTCAAGCGCCGACACAGCAACCTTCGTACAAACCGCGTTTTTACGGCGCTGTCGCAGCATCTTTTGTGTTGGTTGCAATGGTGATTGGCTGGAACCTGAATCCACAACTTCACAGCCAATTGTTGAGCATCTCTCCATTTCAACAACAATCTATTGATGGCGTTTATGAAACCGCTGTCGGCGAGCATTCCAGTGTCAACCTGCCCGACGGCTCACAATTGGTACTCAACACCAACAGCCGCGTGACAGTAAAATACACCGATGAGCATCGTTTGTTTTTATTGGAGCGCGGCGAATTAAATATTGAGGTCGCGCACGACAAAAATCGTCCGCTAAGTGTTGTTGCGGGCAATAAGGTTGTGCAAGCAGTGGGCACCGCATTTAATGTACGCATCCGCAACGACAACGAAGTTGCACTGCTAGTGACTGATGGAAAAGTATTGGTGGCCAAACAGGAGACGCAACCGGCAATTGAAAAAATTGTCGCAAAACGCTTGCCCACCAATGCAATGGCTGTTGCAAAAGGCGAAAAAGTAGTGCTTGGCTCAGCGCAGGAAACTATCGCCAAAGCCGATGACAATGACATAGCCGCGCAATTAAGTTGGCGTCAGGGCAATCTGGTTTTTCGCGGGGAAACACTTGAAGATGCACTGGTAGAAATTAACCGCTACACAGCCGTTCAATTTGAAGTGACTGATGACAGTATCAAACAAGAGCGCATTGCCGGTTTATTTAAAGCGGGTGATGTTGATGGTTTGCTCGCGGCGTTGGAACAGAATTTCAATATTCACAATGAGCGTGTAGGTAATAATAAAATCCGCCTGCGCGCCAAATAA